In Lapillicoccus jejuensis, the DNA window CTTGAACTTCGCGAACGTGCCCGGGTTGACGCCGGTGAGGATCGCCGCGCAGGTGCGACGGGTGAGCTGGGTCTTCTCCGCGATCTCCCCGAGAAGGTCGTACTTGACGGTAGATCCCGCTGAGACGGCCAAGTGCTCCACCTTCGCCTCTGACACCCTGAACCCGGTCCCGGCCTCGAGCTTCTCCACATCCATTCCCACGACCTGCTTGCCTGCCTCGACGAGATACTGCATGACCGTCACGTTGAGTGACTTGTCGAGCGTGTGGATGCAGTTGTTGATGAGCTCTGCTGAGTCGAACTCGACCTGGTATACGGCCTTGTGGTTGATCCGGCCCCACAGTTCCTGGAACTCGCGCTTCTTAAAGTTCGCCTCGTTGAACGGGATCTTCTTCGGCTTGCGGCCGTCGGTCGGCTTGGGTACGTCGAGATAGAGGGCATCGACCAGCGGCCAGACGAAGTCGATCACCGGCTTGAGAGCTTCGGAGGTGGGCCTGGCGAGCACTCCTTCGGTGCGGGCGTCCTTGTATGCCTGAGTCACCAGGCCGTCGTCGTCGATGTAATCGTGACGGATCAGGTGGTTGTAGAGAGCCTGCGCGAGCCCCTTCTCCAGCACCCTCATCGAGCCGTCTTCGAGCTTGATCTGCTTGCCGGTGAAATAGTCAACGCTCGCCTTGCGTGGGCGGGCCGACAGCGACTCGATGATCTCCTTCTGCAGGGCGACGACGAAGTCGGTGTACGACTCGTCGGTTACGACTGTCAGCTCGTTGATGTCGTGGACGTTGACTGGGTTGTCCATCCGCTCACCGTGCTGGTCGACCGACAGGCGCAGGCCTCGGCCGATCTCCTGTCGCCGTGTGGTGGTGTTGTCGCTCTTCTTGAGCATGCCCATGACAAAGACGTTCGGGTTGTCCCAGCCCTCCCGCAGCGCTGAGTGTGACCAGATGAACCGCACGGGCTCCTCGAACGACAGCAGCCGCTCCTTGTTCTTCAGGATCAGGTCGTAAGCGTCGACGTCGTCCGACTGGCCTGCAAAGTCACCGCGCGCGGCGATCTTGCCGTCGACAGAGTGGCCGGTCCTCTTGTCGATCGAAAAGTAGCCCTCGTGGGTCGACCGAGTCGGAATAGCCTTTACGTGCTGGCGGTACCGCTCGGCCGCCTCATCGAGGTCCAGTTGGCCAAGGTAGTCGGCGAGCACCGATTCGTACTCGTCCTCGAACACACGGGCGTATTCGCCGAGGGTGTCTTCGCGCTCGTAGTCGCGGTACTTGGCAACCTCATCGATGAAGAAGAGCGACAGTGTCTTGATACCCTGCGCGAAGAGCTCGCGCTCTTTGTCGATGTGGGTGCGGATCACCTCACGGATCTGGATGCGACGCTTTTGATCATCTGCGACGTCCTCGGTGACCTCGCCCGCGCCGATGATGTGGCCGTCGCTTAACTCGATGATGTCGCGGTTCGCGTCGACGTTACGGACGAACAGGCCCTTGTAGGCCTCGATGCCTCCGGAGATGTCGTGCAGGTTCATGCCCTGGCTCAGCCGCTTGACCTGCCGCTTGATCCCTTGGGCGGTCTGTACCTCCAGCTCCACGCGCGCCTTCGGGAAGTCCGTCCCCTTGCCGACCTCGAGCCCGTCCACGTAGAGGTAGGCGGAACTGCCGGCCAGATGCTTGACGGTGATGCCCCGCACAGCGATCTTCTTAACGAGCTTCTGGTTGTATGCGTCGACCGCGTCGAGCCGGTGCACCTTGGTGCGCTCGATTCTGTGGGTCGCCGAGTAGCGCAGCGCGAACAGAGCGTTGAACAGCCCGAGCGCCTCCAGCGACTTGGATGGCTTCTTGGCGTCGCCTTCGATCTTCTGGGGTTCGTCGATGATGAGGATCGGCCGGTTGGCGGCGATCACGTCGATGGGCCTGCGGGACTGGAAGTCGTCGAGCACCTCGTAGATGCGTCGGGCGTCTTTGCCGGTAGCGTTAAACGCCTGCATGTTGATGATCATGACCTGTACGCCGGAGTCGGAGGAGAACCGCTCCACCTCCTGCAGCCGCGAGGAGTTGTACACGAACGTGCGCGGCTTGGTGCCGTAGAGCTGCTGGAAGTGGTCGGCTGTGATGTCAAAGGACTTCATCACTCCCTCGCGGATCGCGATCGACGGCACGACCACGATGTACTTCGACCACCCGTACCGCTTGTGCAACTCCATGATGGTTTTGATGTACACATAGGTCTTGCCGGTGCCGGTCTCCATCTCGATGTCTAGGTTGATCGACGCTGCGGAATTCTTTACTGGGTCCTTGAGGTCCTTCGACGGCGTCAGTCCGCGGGCCTGCTGGGTGGCATGCACATTGGTCAGTAGCTGCGGCGTTGTAAGCGCGATCTCCGCATTGCGAAGTCCCGCGTCTTCCAATAGCGTCGGTGCCGAGTGCTTGCCAGGGTCGATGCGGTACGACACACCGTCGGCAAACGGCTGGCCAGAGAAAACATCGACCACGGCATCGACGGCCTCGGTCTGATACTGCTGGACCTTGAACTGGAGCTTCATTGGGTCAGATCGCCCTTACCTCGGTCTCGGGTGACACTTCGCGGAAGATCTGTTCGGCGTTGATGCGCGCAGCGTCGGTCGGGAAGCCCGCATCGAGAAACACGGCGCGGAGTGGACGGCGATCCGCGATCTGCCGAACGACAGAGTCGCTGATGTCGGCTGCGAAGCACGCGACGAGCGCGCCGTCAGCTACCGATAGCACCTCCACGCGATCGACTTGTTCCGCCTTCACGGGTTCACTTAGGTCGAGCGCCCAGTCAAGTAGCACCTGGAATAGCAGATCGAAGCCCGTGCGGCCCTCCTTCACGCTGGCGATTGCACCGACCAAAGTGTCCTGTAGCAGCGCGTCGGGAGTCTCCAGTGTGTCAGCCAGGTTCGAAGTGTCGATCTTCAGCACACGAAACCCGCTGTCGCTCAGCAGGTCACCCGCGAGGCGCTCATTCAGGAGCCGCATCCGCTGCTTCGTAATCTCGGCGACCGTCGCAGGGCGGCCGAGCCGAGTGAGCAGCTTGATCGCGTTCGTGGTGATCTGCTTCGCCGCGCCCTTCGCCGTCTTGAGCGTCTCGTTCAAGTCCTCCGGAAGTTGGATGCCGATGAATCGGCAGACGGACTCGCCGCCACGATTGAGTTCAAGCACGGCCTGCAGGGCCGAGCCCGACCCAGCGAACATGTCGAGGACAACGTCGTCGCCAGTCACTCCAACTGCGCGATAAATGTCGCGGAGCAGGAACTCGTCCTTCGGATTTGTGAAGACCTTCTCGCCGAACAACGCCGCGAGTCGCTTCGAGGCAGCGCGACCGTCGACGTACCGGATACTCGTCAGGCTCTGGTATTCGGTGTTCGCGAGATATGTCTTGTTGTTGGGGACCGTCGTTTCATCCAGGCCGAAGTGCACGCGGCCATCGGCGATGCGTTCGCGCATCGCGGCCTCGGGATATCGCCAACCCGTGGACGGCATCTTCACGGTCCTGCCCGTCACGGGATGCGTGACGTCGTAGACGTACTGTCCGTCATTTGGGCCAGCGATGTTGTCTGGGAAGTAGACGCCTTGGGCATCCATCCAGGTGTAGTGCTTGCTGCTGGACACGGGGTCGCTTGCGGGGAACTGCTTGAACCATGCCTTCGCTTCCGCGTGGATGGCCGCCCAGTCGTCGCCATGCTCCTTCCGGAACCCCTCGAACGCAGCGTAGATCTTGTCGAGGCCTTCCTTCTTCTCGACCCAGTCGCCGGTATTGGCTTGCCGGTTCTTGACGAAGAACACGATGTACTCGTGCTGGATCGAGACGTACGCCTGGTCGTTCTTGCTGCTGTTCTTGAGGACGATCTCGCCTACGTACGAGGCATCCCCCAGGACTTCCTCCCCGAGGCGAACAAGGCTAGCGTGCTCGTTCTCGTCGATCGACACGACGAGAACACCGTCATCAGTGAGCAGGTTCTTCGCGAGCCTGAGACGCGGGTACATCATGCTAAGCCAGTCGGAGTGGAAGCGGCCGTTTGCTTCGGTGTTGGCGACAAGGCGTTCACCGGCCTCAGACTTCTGGCCCGAGCGTGCGAGGTAGTCCGCACGCGATTCCGCGAAGTCGTCTTCGTACACAAAGTCGTTTCCCGTGTTGTACGGCGGGTCGATGTAGATCAACTTCACCTTACGGAGGTACGACTCTTGCAGCAGCTTGAGCGCCTCCAGGTTGTCGCCCTCGATGATCAGATTCCTGGTCTCATCAAAGTCGACTGACTCCTGACGCACCGGTCGCAGCGTCTTGGCGATCGGTGCGTTGGCGGCGAACGCAGCGGCGCGCTTGCCGGGCCAGTCGAGCTGGTAGCGCTCCTGCGGCCCCTCGACGACGTGATCGGACAGTTCTTGGCGGAGGGCGTCGAAGTCAACTGCGCGGACCAGGTTGCCGTCGGCGTCGACCGCCTCGGTCACGACGGCCGGGAACAACCCGGCAACGGCCTCGATGTTGCGCTGGGTGAGGTCGAGCGAGTGCATCTTGAGCTTGTCCACGGTCATTCCTTGTTGCTCGGTAGCGGGTCAGTCAGCTCGGCGACCACTTGGGTGCGTTCCTTGATCTGCTTGCGGAGATCGATCTTGCGATTCAATTGGGGTTCGGTGTGCAGCTTTTTCTCCAGAGCGGAGATCTCGCGGGTGAGCACCCGGATGCGTCCCACTCTGTCGAGGGCGTCCGACAAGTCCTCGACCGGCCTGATGGGGTGGGGGAGCAGGCTGCCGAGCAGTTGGCTGTATAGACCGTCCATGTCAAGGGCGGCGGGCAGCGGGATGCGCGGTTGTTCGGAGCTAATCCAGCCGGTGCGGAAGTAATCGGAGCCCCTAATCTTGCTGCCTGTACGCTTGTAGGCGGCGGTCATCACTTGCTCGGCCCATAGGCCGTCCTTGCGGCGCAGTTCGAAGACGATCTGGCTCGGGACGGTCTTGTCGATGGCAGCGAGAACGGAATTGTCGAGGCTGGAGCCTTTCAGGTCGACGACGAAGACCTGAATCTCTGTGACGGACTCGCTGGGGGCCAGACGCAGTGACTCCTCGCCGAGCTTGTAGGCCCAGCGGACACGCTGGACCTCGTCGACGAACCGCTGCTTGAGGGCGGCGCCCGCACTGGCCTCGGCGTACAAGCGCTCCTTCGGGATGACCCGATCGACCTTCGCGGTCTCGGGCCACTGGATGAGGTCAGTCATCGGTCGTATGGGGCTCGACGATGGCGAGAAAGGCGATCAGCTCGAAGTCATCGAGACCTTCGAAGTTCTGTTGCAAGGCGGTGGTCTTGGTGCCGGAGAAGAGGCTGTCGATGTCGCGCTGCTCGGTGACGTCGATGAGGGAGTTGATGGCCTCGTTGAGCAGGTTGGAGTAGGCGCCCATCTCGGCGCCTTCGTTCGTGAGCTGGTTGAAGACGTGGTAAGCGGCGGGGATCGGCTCGTGCGCGCCTTGGCAGCTCGCGCGGATCAGGTCGAGGAGCTGCTTGACCTCGGTGTGATCGGTAACGACGTTGCCGTCGTCGTCGAGGCAGATCAGGTAGTGCGGGTGGAGGCGGTTGTGGCGGTTGATCTTCGCCTGCTCATCCACGCTGCGGAGCGCGAAGATCACGCCGGGGCGCAGACCACGCTCGGGATCTGCAGGGACGGCTGCATGAAGTCCCTTAGGTGAGGAAGCGAGATCGCCGTACTGCTCCATGAATTTGAGTAGATCCATGCGGAAGTCGTTGAGCCCGAGATCGGTGATGGAGACGCCCGTGCGGACGTCCTCGAGCTCGATCACCTCGTCTTGGAGTCGGCGGAGCTGCTCCTTGCGGAACTTGGTGTCGTTGGACTCCTGGATGAGGAGGTTGTCGTCGGCGGTGGCCGCAATGTCGGCGATCACCATACGGTTCTCGACGCGCTCCTTGAGGTTGATGTACTCATCAAGGCTGATGTCGGGCCAGAAGTTGACCATCTGGATCACGGAGTTCTTCGACCCGATGCGGTCGACACGGCCGAAGCGCTGGATGATCCGGACCGGGTTCCAGTGGATGTCGTAGTTGACGACGTAGTCGCAGTCCTGAAGGTTCTGGCCCTCCGAAATACAGTCGGTGCCGATCAGCAGGTCGATCTCGCCCGGCTCGTTCGGGAAGACGGTCGCCTTGTCCTTCGAGCCGGGGGAGAAGAACGTCAGCAGCTTCTGGAAGTCGAATCC includes these proteins:
- a CDS encoding type III restriction-modification system endonuclease, with product MKLQFKVQQYQTEAVDAVVDVFSGQPFADGVSYRIDPGKHSAPTLLEDAGLRNAEIALTTPQLLTNVHATQQARGLTPSKDLKDPVKNSAASINLDIEMETGTGKTYVYIKTIMELHKRYGWSKYIVVVPSIAIREGVMKSFDITADHFQQLYGTKPRTFVYNSSRLQEVERFSSDSGVQVMIINMQAFNATGKDARRIYEVLDDFQSRRPIDVIAANRPILIIDEPQKIEGDAKKPSKSLEALGLFNALFALRYSATHRIERTKVHRLDAVDAYNQKLVKKIAVRGITVKHLAGSSAYLYVDGLEVGKGTDFPKARVELEVQTAQGIKRQVKRLSQGMNLHDISGGIEAYKGLFVRNVDANRDIIELSDGHIIGAGEVTEDVADDQKRRIQIREVIRTHIDKERELFAQGIKTLSLFFIDEVAKYRDYEREDTLGEYARVFEDEYESVLADYLGQLDLDEAAERYRQHVKAIPTRSTHEGYFSIDKRTGHSVDGKIAARGDFAGQSDDVDAYDLILKNKERLLSFEEPVRFIWSHSALREGWDNPNVFVMGMLKKSDNTTTRRQEIGRGLRLSVDQHGERMDNPVNVHDINELTVVTDESYTDFVVALQKEIIESLSARPRKASVDYFTGKQIKLEDGSMRVLEKGLAQALYNHLIRHDYIDDDGLVTQAYKDARTEGVLARPTSEALKPVIDFVWPLVDALYLDVPKPTDGRKPKKIPFNEANFKKREFQELWGRINHKAVYQVEFDSAELINNCIHTLDKSLNVTVMQYLVEAGKQVVGMDVEKLEAGTGFRVSEAKVEHLAVSAGSTVKYDLLGEIAEKTQLTRRTCAAILTGVNPGTFAKFKQNPEQFITEAARLINEQKATVIVEHLTYDPLDNRYDSSIFTESQTAKDLSKAGDKLKKSVYEYVVTDSKIERSFVEKLDISDEVVVYSKLPRGFFIPTPVGDYNPDWAIAFRDDTTKIKHVYFVAETKGSMSTLQLRGVENAKIECARKFFASLNEKAEHEDVKYDVVSDYTELMQLVAG
- a CDS encoding site-specific DNA-methyltransferase, yielding MDKLKMHSLDLTQRNIEAVAGLFPAVVTEAVDADGNLVRAVDFDALRQELSDHVVEGPQERYQLDWPGKRAAAFAANAPIAKTLRPVRQESVDFDETRNLIIEGDNLEALKLLQESYLRKVKLIYIDPPYNTGNDFVYEDDFAESRADYLARSGQKSEAGERLVANTEANGRFHSDWLSMMYPRLRLAKNLLTDDGVLVVSIDENEHASLVRLGEEVLGDASYVGEIVLKNSSKNDQAYVSIQHEYIVFFVKNRQANTGDWVEKKEGLDKIYAAFEGFRKEHGDDWAAIHAEAKAWFKQFPASDPVSSSKHYTWMDAQGVYFPDNIAGPNDGQYVYDVTHPVTGRTVKMPSTGWRYPEAAMRERIADGRVHFGLDETTVPNNKTYLANTEYQSLTSIRYVDGRAASKRLAALFGEKVFTNPKDEFLLRDIYRAVGVTGDDVVLDMFAGSGSALQAVLELNRGGESVCRFIGIQLPEDLNETLKTAKGAAKQITTNAIKLLTRLGRPATVAEITKQRMRLLNERLAGDLLSDSGFRVLKIDTSNLADTLETPDALLQDTLVGAIASVKEGRTGFDLLFQVLLDWALDLSEPVKAEQVDRVEVLSVADGALVACFAADISDSVVRQIADRRPLRAVFLDAGFPTDAARINAEQIFREVSPETEVRAI
- a CDS encoding DUF4391 domain-containing protein codes for the protein MTDLIQWPETAKVDRVIPKERLYAEASAGAALKQRFVDEVQRVRWAYKLGEESLRLAPSESVTEIQVFVVDLKGSSLDNSVLAAIDKTVPSQIVFELRRKDGLWAEQVMTAAYKRTGSKIRGSDYFRTGWISSEQPRIPLPAALDMDGLYSQLLGSLLPHPIRPVEDLSDALDRVGRIRVLTREISALEKKLHTEPQLNRKIDLRKQIKERTQVVAELTDPLPSNKE